Proteins encoded by one window of Fusobacteriaceae bacterium:
- the fabG gene encoding 3-oxoacyl-[acyl-carrier-protein] reductase has product MNRLEGKIALVTGSARGIGRAVAERFAAEGAKAVISCDVVETEYREPNIKHILLNVTDREDIKAKIKSVVEEFGRIDILINNAGITKDGPFVRMSEEQWDAVINVNLKGVFNVTQAVAPVMSRQKSGSIVTLSSIAGLMGNIGQTNYSATKGGVISMSKTWAKELARKGAQIRVNCVAPGFIQTSMTHDLPEKVIEGMMERIPLKRMGTVEDVVNAILFLASDESSFITGETIAVTGGMVI; this is encoded by the coding sequence TTGAACAGATTGGAAGGGAAAATTGCCCTCGTGACCGGATCCGCAAGAGGCATCGGTCGCGCGGTGGCGGAACGGTTTGCCGCCGAGGGGGCCAAAGCGGTCATTTCCTGTGACGTCGTGGAGACGGAATACCGGGAGCCCAACATCAAGCACATCCTGCTCAACGTGACGGACCGCGAGGACATCAAGGCCAAGATCAAGTCCGTTGTGGAGGAATTCGGACGCATTGATATTTTGATCAACAACGCGGGCATCACCAAAGACGGGCCCTTCGTGCGGATGAGCGAAGAGCAGTGGGACGCGGTCATCAACGTCAACCTCAAGGGAGTCTTCAACGTGACCCAGGCCGTGGCGCCCGTCATGTCCCGGCAGAAATCGGGATCCATCGTGACGCTCTCGTCCATCGCGGGACTCATGGGGAATATCGGACAGACCAATTACTCGGCCACCAAAGGCGGCGTCATTTCCATGAGCAAGACCTGGGCCAAGGAGCTCGCGAGAAAGGGGGCCCAGATTCGGGTCAACTGTGTCGCGCCGGGCTTTATCCAGACTTCCATGACCCACGATTTGCCGGAAAAAGTCATCGAGGGCATGATGGAGCGGATCCCCCTGAAGCGCATGGGGACCGTCGAAGACGTCGTCAACGCCATTTTGTTCCTGGCGTCTGACGAATCGTCCTTCATTACCGGGGAAACCATCGCCGTCACGGGCGGCATGGTGATTTAA
- a CDS encoding aminotransferase class I/II-fold pyridoxal phosphate-dependent enzyme, with the protein MTFSKKMQGFGASIFSALNEKKIERLKKGLPVYNLSIGTPDFKPEPHIMQALSEAALDPENYKYAITDRDELIAAVQGWYKRRYEVDLESSEIMSLYGSQEGISRIFWALTDPGDVILAPDPAYPIFAVGPDLCGARVEYYKLYAKNNFILDFADIPEETARKARAIVVSYPSNPVCTVAGDDFYRDLIRFAEKYDIVVIHDNAYSDIIFDGKTGKSFLSYPGAKDVGIEINSLSKSYNVTGVRVSFAVGNKEVIEKFRDLRSQVDYGLFLPVQKMAVAALNGPQDSVKRNCAEYQRRRDALCGGLRAAGMDIRDSEGTMFAWGKIPARYENSEAFVLELIEKTGVICVPGSGFGSQGEGFARFALVLPVPKINELIEVIKNSGVL; encoded by the coding sequence ATGACTTTTTCAAAAAAAATGCAGGGCTTCGGGGCCAGTATCTTTTCCGCGTTGAATGAAAAGAAGATTGAGCGCCTCAAGAAAGGCCTGCCGGTTTACAATTTGTCCATAGGGACGCCGGACTTCAAGCCCGAGCCGCATATTATGCAAGCGCTCTCGGAGGCTGCCCTTGACCCCGAAAACTACAAATACGCGATCACGGACAGGGACGAACTGATCGCGGCCGTTCAGGGCTGGTACAAGAGGCGCTACGAGGTGGACCTTGAATCCTCCGAGATCATGTCCCTCTACGGCTCCCAGGAAGGGATCAGCCGGATCTTCTGGGCCCTCACGGACCCCGGCGACGTGATCCTCGCCCCGGATCCCGCCTATCCGATCTTTGCGGTGGGCCCCGATCTCTGCGGCGCGCGGGTCGAATATTACAAACTCTACGCCAAAAACAATTTCATTCTGGATTTTGCCGATATTCCCGAAGAGACCGCAAGAAAAGCCCGGGCCATTGTCGTATCCTATCCCTCAAACCCGGTCTGCACCGTCGCGGGCGATGACTTTTACCGGGACCTGATCCGCTTTGCCGAAAAATACGACATTGTCGTGATCCACGACAACGCCTATTCCGATATCATTTTTGACGGGAAGACCGGAAAATCCTTTCTGTCCTATCCCGGCGCCAAAGACGTTGGGATCGAGATCAATTCCCTCTCCAAGTCCTACAACGTGACCGGGGTCCGGGTCTCCTTCGCCGTGGGCAACAAAGAAGTCATCGAAAAATTCCGGGACCTGCGTTCCCAGGTGGACTACGGGCTCTTTCTGCCGGTGCAGAAAATGGCCGTGGCCGCCCTCAACGGCCCTCAGGACAGCGTGAAACGCAACTGCGCCGAATACCAGAGACGGCGGGACGCCCTCTGCGGCGGACTCAGGGCGGCGGGAATGGACATCCGGGACAGCGAGGGGACCATGTTCGCCTGGGGGAAAATCCCCGCGCGATATGAAAACTCCGAAGCCTTTGTCCTGGAGCTCATCGAAAAGACCGGCGTCATCTGCGTGCCCGGCAGCGGCTTCGGCAGCCAGGGGGAAGGCTTTGCGCGCTTTGCCCTCGTCCTTCCGGTTCCGAAGATCAATGAACTCATCGAAGTCATCAAAAATAGCGGCGTCTTATAA
- a CDS encoding cysteine hydrolase — MNFSEKKPALILIDVQKAFLDEDYWGGNRNNKNAEAVCGKLLAKWREAGLPVFFVRHASKNPASPLAPGNPGFAFNDHVTPREGEPVVTKNVNSAFIGTDLQSRLDALRIKTLVVAGLITNFCVSTTVRMAGNLGYETYVIEDAAATFDRVGIRGEKYDSELVHLTSLASLKDEFATVWDSERLIREF; from the coding sequence ATGAATTTCAGCGAAAAAAAACCGGCCCTGATTTTGATCGACGTCCAGAAAGCCTTTCTCGACGAGGACTATTGGGGCGGCAACCGGAACAACAAAAACGCCGAGGCGGTCTGCGGGAAGCTCCTCGCCAAATGGCGGGAAGCGGGCCTCCCGGTCTTTTTCGTCCGCCACGCGTCTAAAAACCCAGCGTCGCCGCTTGCGCCGGGAAACCCGGGTTTTGCCTTCAACGACCATGTGACGCCCCGGGAAGGGGAACCCGTGGTTACGAAAAACGTCAACAGCGCCTTTATCGGGACCGATCTCCAGTCGCGCCTTGACGCGTTGCGGATCAAGACTTTGGTTGTGGCGGGCCTCATCACGAACTTCTGCGTCTCGACCACGGTCCGCATGGCCGGAAATCTCGGTTATGAGACCTATGTCATCGAAGACGCCGCGGCGACCTTTGATCGCGTCGGCATCCGCGGGGAAAAATACGATTCGGAACTCGTTCATCTGACGAGCCTCGCCTCGCTCAAGGACGAATTCGCAACGGTCTGGGATTCGGAGCGCTTGATTCGGGAGTTTTGA